A section of the Verrucomicrobium sp. GAS474 genome encodes:
- the galA gene encoding beta-galactosidase GalA → MRFLLLPFLFLLPAGPLFPAPAAEEPPPARERLLLDTGWKFTFGDPPDDNASALLAYPEARVLSKNSPADREAERQLVSDRSDPVSGNLGGKLSWVAPGFNDGAWRDVTLPHDWAVSLPYTSRDDSREPETADKDHGRKAIAFPNAAARAGTNVGWYRRTFTLPESDKGRAVWVEFDGIYRNSLVWINGHCVGRNPSGTIGTHYNLTPWLRYGIEPDQANTIVVRADATRAEGWYYEGAGIYRHAWLVKAGSLHVAHWGTFVSATVKQGGGSALLRIETTLRNDGTAPASATLLSAIFAPSPADKQADKQVAEAAPEDVSLQPGEEKTVVSTVPVVEPVLWSLDNPALYRLVSRVQGLGNQPAQADAYETPFGIRTLAFDPEKGFFLNGQHVEIQGTANHQDHAGVGTALPDRLQAWRIEQLKEIGSNAYRTAHHPSAPELLDACDRLGMLVLDENRRFDDSATATDELERMIRRDRNHPSVFLWSLGNEEWHLQGDEAVGTRIFVTLRDLAHRLDPSRLTTFGNNGARALPRGGWDRNTAWGIGFSVLTDVMGFNYCNLFNTGPTPETTRPKDPDVYHRAFPRIPSLGTEEASTLTTRGAYAPENPAEAATYALPEAVNRKSPSREKWAERYLPAYDAKYPNWGSTAEAWWKYYLARPWLAGGFVWTGFDYRGEPMPFESNTGSQFGILDACGFPKDIAYYYQAWWSRKSVLHLLPHWNWPGREGQPIPVWVYANCEEVELFLNGKSLGKKSVPQNGHLEWSVPYAPGVLSARGSYARIPLSEARVETTGTPYALRLVPDRPEIAADGEDAAIVRAEVVDKEGRVVPTAGNLLSFEISGGRLLGVGNGNPASREAEQEPTDKAAQRSAFNGLAQLIVGALRQPGPVVVKATAEGLAPATLTLTGKPSTPRPFVP, encoded by the coding sequence GTGCGCTTCCTGCTTCTCCCATTCCTTTTCCTTCTTCCCGCAGGCCCTCTCTTCCCGGCTCCGGCAGCGGAAGAGCCTCCCCCCGCCCGGGAACGGCTCCTTCTCGATACCGGCTGGAAGTTCACCTTCGGCGATCCGCCGGACGACAACGCGAGCGCGCTCCTCGCCTACCCAGAGGCCCGCGTCCTTTCCAAGAACAGCCCCGCCGACCGCGAGGCCGAGCGGCAGCTCGTCTCCGACCGGAGCGATCCCGTCTCCGGCAACCTCGGCGGGAAGCTCTCCTGGGTCGCCCCCGGCTTCAACGACGGCGCGTGGCGCGACGTCACCCTTCCCCACGACTGGGCCGTCTCCCTCCCCTACACGAGCCGCGACGACTCCCGCGAGCCGGAGACCGCCGACAAGGACCATGGACGCAAGGCGATCGCCTTCCCCAATGCCGCCGCCCGTGCCGGGACGAACGTCGGCTGGTACCGCCGCACCTTCACCCTGCCCGAGAGCGACAAGGGCCGGGCCGTCTGGGTCGAGTTCGACGGCATCTACCGGAACAGCCTCGTCTGGATCAACGGCCACTGCGTCGGCCGCAACCCGAGCGGCACCATCGGCACCCACTACAACCTCACCCCGTGGCTCCGCTACGGCATCGAGCCCGACCAGGCGAACACGATCGTCGTCCGCGCCGACGCCACGCGGGCCGAGGGCTGGTATTACGAGGGGGCCGGGATCTACCGCCACGCCTGGCTCGTGAAGGCGGGTTCCCTCCACGTCGCCCACTGGGGGACCTTCGTCTCCGCCACCGTGAAGCAGGGCGGCGGCAGCGCCCTCCTCCGCATCGAGACCACCCTCCGCAACGACGGCACCGCCCCCGCCTCCGCCACGCTCCTCTCCGCCATCTTCGCCCCTTCACCCGCGGACAAGCAGGCCGATAAGCAGGTCGCCGAGGCCGCCCCGGAAGACGTCTCCCTCCAGCCGGGGGAGGAAAAGACCGTCGTCTCGACCGTCCCCGTCGTCGAGCCCGTCCTCTGGAGCCTCGACAATCCCGCCCTCTACCGCCTCGTCTCCCGCGTCCAGGGTCTCGGGAACCAACCCGCGCAGGCCGACGCCTACGAGACCCCCTTCGGCATCCGCACCCTCGCCTTCGATCCCGAGAAGGGATTCTTCCTCAACGGCCAGCACGTCGAGATCCAGGGAACCGCGAACCACCAGGACCACGCCGGGGTCGGCACCGCCCTCCCCGACCGCCTCCAGGCCTGGCGGATCGAGCAGCTGAAGGAGATCGGAAGCAACGCCTACCGCACCGCCCACCATCCCTCCGCGCCCGAACTCCTCGACGCCTGCGACCGCCTCGGGATGCTCGTCCTCGACGAGAACCGCCGCTTCGACGACTCGGCCACCGCCACCGACGAGCTCGAGCGGATGATCCGCCGGGACCGGAACCATCCGTCGGTCTTCCTCTGGTCCCTCGGCAACGAGGAATGGCACCTCCAGGGGGACGAGGCCGTCGGCACCCGGATCTTCGTCACCCTGCGGGACCTCGCCCACCGCCTCGATCCCTCCCGCCTCACCACCTTCGGGAACAACGGCGCGCGGGCCCTTCCCCGGGGCGGCTGGGACCGGAACACCGCCTGGGGCATCGGCTTCTCCGTCCTCACCGACGTGATGGGCTTCAACTACTGCAACCTCTTCAACACCGGCCCCACCCCGGAGACGACCCGCCCGAAGGACCCCGACGTCTACCACCGGGCCTTCCCCCGCATCCCCTCCCTCGGCACCGAGGAAGCCAGCACCCTCACCACCCGCGGCGCCTACGCCCCGGAGAACCCCGCCGAGGCCGCCACCTACGCCCTCCCCGAAGCCGTGAACCGGAAGAGCCCTTCCCGGGAGAAGTGGGCCGAGCGATACCTCCCCGCCTACGACGCGAAGTACCCGAACTGGGGTTCGACCGCCGAGGCGTGGTGGAAATACTACCTCGCCCGCCCGTGGCTCGCCGGGGGCTTCGTCTGGACCGGCTTCGACTATCGCGGGGAACCGATGCCGTTCGAGAGCAACACCGGCTCCCAGTTCGGCATCCTCGACGCCTGCGGCTTCCCGAAGGACATCGCCTATTACTATCAGGCGTGGTGGAGCAGGAAGTCAGTCCTCCATCTCCTCCCCCACTGGAACTGGCCGGGACGGGAGGGGCAGCCGATTCCCGTCTGGGTCTATGCGAACTGCGAGGAGGTCGAGCTCTTCCTCAACGGCAAGAGCCTCGGCAAGAAAAGCGTCCCCCAGAACGGCCACCTCGAATGGAGCGTCCCCTACGCCCCCGGCGTCCTCAGCGCGCGCGGCTCCTATGCCCGCATCCCCCTCTCCGAGGCCCGCGTCGAGACCACCGGCACCCCCTACGCCCTCCGCCTCGTCCCCGACAGGCCGGAGATCGCGGCCGACGGCGAGGACGCCGCGATCGTCCGCGCCGAGGTCGTCGACAAGGAAGGCCGCGTCGTCCCCACGGCAGGCAACCTTCTTTCCTTCGAGATCTCGGGAGGCCGCCTCCTCGGCGTCGGCAACGGCAATCCCGCCTCGCGCGAGGCCGAACAGGAGCCGACCGACAAGGCGGCCCAACGCTCGGCCTTCAACGGCCTCGCCCAGCTCATCGTCGGCGCGCTGCGGCAGCCCGGCCCCGTCGTCGTGAAGGCGACGGCGGAAGGCCTCGCCCCCGCCACCCTGACGCTGACCGGAAAGCCCTCCACGCCCCGCCCCTTCGTTCCTTAG
- a CDS encoding helix-turn-helix domain-containing protein: MKVRANIIRKLAQTEVYQDYEKTFTESTRLPLQLHACETGHHALEGKANVNPFCALAGLREGGCEGCVEMQKKLVAGGHEKSVTLECFAGLHDSIVPLRAGGRVIGFLQTGQVSLSPTADLPERFRKVAPRLQGNVVPAEEFRSAYLRSPVFPASQYKAIVHLLELLAEQLSAIANRIAVEEETTEPPIVAGAKRHIHDHLTTPLSLGEMAARLHVSTFHLCKTFHKSTGVPFKKYLAQARIDRAQELLAAPGLRIQDIAVQCGFGSVAHFNRTFRKIVGLSPRIWRDRKRVLSTQR, encoded by the coding sequence ATGAAGGTGCGCGCCAATATCATCCGCAAGCTGGCCCAGACCGAAGTCTATCAGGATTACGAGAAGACCTTCACCGAATCGACCCGCCTCCCCCTCCAGCTCCACGCCTGCGAGACCGGCCATCACGCCCTCGAAGGGAAGGCGAACGTGAACCCCTTCTGCGCCCTCGCCGGCCTCCGCGAGGGAGGGTGCGAGGGATGTGTCGAGATGCAGAAGAAGCTCGTCGCCGGGGGCCACGAGAAAAGCGTCACGCTCGAGTGCTTCGCCGGGCTCCACGACTCGATCGTCCCCCTCCGCGCCGGGGGCCGCGTCATCGGCTTCCTCCAGACGGGCCAGGTCTCCCTCTCCCCCACCGCCGACCTCCCGGAGCGGTTCCGGAAAGTCGCCCCCCGCCTGCAGGGGAACGTCGTCCCCGCCGAGGAATTCCGCAGCGCCTACCTCCGCAGCCCCGTCTTTCCCGCCTCCCAATACAAGGCGATCGTCCACCTGCTCGAACTCCTCGCGGAGCAGCTCTCCGCCATCGCCAACCGGATCGCCGTCGAGGAGGAGACGACCGAGCCCCCCATCGTCGCCGGGGCCAAGCGCCACATCCACGACCACCTCACCACCCCGCTCTCCCTCGGCGAGATGGCCGCCCGGCTCCACGTCAGCACCTTCCACCTGTGCAAGACGTTCCACAAGTCGACCGGCGTCCCGTTCAAGAAATACCTCGCCCAGGCCCGGATCGACCGCGCGCAGGAACTCCTCGCCGCCCCCGGCCTCCGGATCCAGGACATCGCCGTTCAATGCGGCTTCGGCTCCGTCGCCCACTTCAACCGGACCTTCCGGAAAATCGTCGGCCTCTCCCCCCGCATCTGGCGGGATCGGAAACGGGTGCTGTCGACGCAGAGGTAA